One Fibrobacter sp. UWP2 genomic region harbors:
- a CDS encoding porin family protein has protein sequence MKISNLFAAGLLATSIATAAEGEDQMSTPAKKSEPSFFSVGVRAAYNYNTMFGLSDEWNIYADDAEEPSGNGFEGGLAIRLQLLPFMQFTPEVLFNYTKLTQDDGDTDREFEQMGVEIPVLLRVTPIEWVYLVVGPTIEFNVSDEEHLNSGEMEAAGVKYTHEFAEGYDRKAVQFGLTLGIGGYAIPNRLSFDIRLNLGMFNDVYEGRTLKDSSGKEYKGSKLIDLSGGKQMAFKFGLGFWFM, from the coding sequence TCGATTGCCACCGCAGCCGAAGGCGAAGACCAAATGTCCACCCCGGCAAAAAAGAGCGAGCCCTCTTTCTTTAGCGTGGGTGTTCGTGCCGCCTATAATTACAACACGATGTTCGGTCTCTCGGACGAATGGAACATCTATGCCGACGATGCCGAAGAACCCTCCGGCAATGGTTTTGAAGGCGGTCTCGCCATTCGACTGCAACTGCTCCCCTTTATGCAGTTCACCCCGGAAGTTTTGTTCAACTACACCAAGCTGACCCAGGATGACGGCGACACCGACCGTGAATTCGAGCAAATGGGCGTCGAAATCCCCGTACTCCTCCGTGTCACACCCATTGAATGGGTCTACCTCGTTGTCGGTCCGACCATAGAATTCAATGTCAGCGACGAAGAGCACCTTAACAGCGGCGAAATGGAAGCCGCCGGCGTCAAATACACCCACGAATTCGCCGAAGGCTACGACCGCAAGGCTGTGCAATTCGGACTCACGCTGGGTATTGGCGGTTACGCCATTCCCAACAGGCTCAGTTTCGACATCCGCCTGAACCTCGGAATGTTCAACGACGTCTATGAGGGCAGGACTCTTAAAGATAGCAGCGGAAAAGAATACAAGGGTAGCAAGCTCATCGACTTGAGCGGCGGCAAACAAATGGCCTTCAAGTTCGGCCTTGGATTCTGGTTTATGTAA